ATAGAAGTTAGAAAAGCACCATGCAAGCTGGTACTCAGCTTATGTATTGCGGTATTCATATTGAAGCTAGGTTTTTCTAGTTAAGTATTCAAGATGAGTGATATAATCATATAATTCCAAATTGAATCATGTAGTTAAGACTAGGTGCTACAGTTATTTCGTGGATGTGTAGCAtcagttgtaaatgctcagaatGACTTGATGATATAGTAGCTGGATACATTTGTCAACATGATTTTGGAACTTCGGGCACCGGGCTGCCTTTTTTTTTGGAACTTCGGAAATTTATAGTTGGAAAAATGTTTGAGTTCGAAAAATAGAAAACTAGAGTAAGAAGATGTAGATAAACACAGAGAATCTTAACCCAAGGTTCAGAACAAACACATGTTGTTAGCAAATAAGATTTGAGATGCAAGCAGAAAATGCTACAATCAATTCAAATATGAAATATCTCAAGAAAATTTAGATCATGAAGTTGACTCCTTGGTCAGGTTATCCTGCATAGCTGATGAGTGTTTAGTGCAACTGGACCTTTAACATCACGACATCTATAGAAAAGCCTCTTAATTTTGCTTTGAGATACTAGGGAAGTTATCAGATTAACACCAGAAATTACTGCATAATATGGATAATACGTGCACTTAATGGCTGGGCGGCTGCAGATATTATGGGGAAGCTTCAGATGTATGCCAAGCATAACTGCAAATTTTAGAGGGTATGAAAGAATGCATCTAAGGCCTGGAGCCCTGGATAAGTTCCCAAGCCGGCTTCAAGGTGTAATGTACTGTGGTGAATATGACTGCTAGAGTGGTCGAGGGCCCTCATTCATGAGTGTGttcattgttcttctcctttgTGGTTTGCGACGGCTTAGCATATGATAAAATTAGCCGGGTGCAAATTTGGGAATCTTCATTATTTGTTGAAGTTCAAGAGTTCTGTGTCAAAAGGCAAAGGTGGTAATCAAATCCAACTACCCAAGGTTGATTGAACTGCATTTCAGCAGCCAAAGTTGGAGCAAATTTTGATGCCAGTAGGATAAATTTTCTAACTAATACTCTTGGGTGGCTTCTGTTTGATTTTGGTGTGTTCCACCCCATGGGCAAAGCTATGTGAAGCCAGCACAGGCCTTAGCCCCACAGCCCAGAAGAAATAACTAGTTAACAGCTAATATGTAGGCCAATTTGTCACAGAATTACTTAGAGACCCTGCTTTTTCTGATGTCGATGAATTGCCATTTGATGTCTTCCCTACCATCGAAAGAAGCCAAATCGTACAGATTttatgaaactgtgtgcgatggctTGAATCCACGGTGCGTCCTACTTTCGATAGGACCAATTGACAATTGAGCAAATTTTCCCATTATTTAACTATGCAGTTCACCTGTCAAATGTGCAACAGTCTAAACTTGACCGGGTTTATTTTTCTTACTACAGACGCTACTACTTACGGCAGTTGATTTAGCATTTCGATAGTTTGAATTTTCATTTGGCCTCTCATCTCAAAGCTCAGCCACTGTTCCATCTGATAACTTGTTCACCTGTTTATGCACGGGATAGCAATCATTTTTTATGGGTGGATGTTAGGAGGTTACAAGAGCTCGTGTGTGGGTATTTTTCTTACTACAGACGCTACGACTTGTGGTAGTTTGATTTAGCATTTCGATAGTTTGAATTTTCATTTGGCCTCTCATCTCAAAGCTCAGCTGCTGTTCCACCCGATATCTTGTTCACCTGTTTTTGCATGGGATAGCAATCTTTTTTTGGGGGGGTTGATGTTGGGAGGTTACAAGAGCTAGTGTGTGGTATTTTTGTGCAATCCATGGAGTTTAAATTGAATTCTTAATCAGAGATACATGAAGCTTTGCTGCAATTTACCTTTGGCATAATGTTCCATGGTCATACTGAAATATGGTCAGTTGAGTAAAAACCCAGTTTTCTGCTGCCATGTGTGTTTGACAACCTGTGCTGTGTTTTATCTCACACAGGAGGCGACTCTTCAACATGATAAATAACCTGCCTACAATATTTGAAGTCGTGACTGGGGCTGcaaagaagcagatcaaggagaaGGCCCCCAACAGTACGCACAAAAGCAATAATAAGCCAAGCATGAAAACTGTAAGTGAAGATACTATTTATGCCACCTTGCAGTATAAGATGTCACCAATAACTTATCCTCTGTTTTATAGTATTCAAAGCCTGAGTCCCAGTCAAAGGCCCCAAAGATAGCAGCGCCCCCAAAGGATGAAGATGAGAGCGGCGAGGACtatggagaagaagaggaggaagagcgcGACAACACCTTGTGTGGTACCTGTGGAACAAACGACGGCAAGGACGAGTTCTGGATCTGCTGCGACAACTGCGAGCGGTGGTATCATGGGAAATGCGTCAAGATCACGCCTGCTCGAGCCGAGCACATCAAGCACTACAAGTGCCCAGACTGCAGCAACAAGAGGGCGAGGGCGTAACGGCGACAAACAGCACCAGCAGGGCGGCAGGACTCGGAATGGAACCAGCGCCAGCACCAAATCGTCATCGTCGATGCCTGCTGCAGCCTGCAGATATGGCCTAGCTGTCTAGCTCATCATAGACTCGCCTTTCGTTTCAGTCGAACACTGTTGATTCACCCTTGACCCTGCAGTTCGTTCATGTTGGTCCGACTCTTCACTTGTGTGTTTTAAACCGTTGGTTGGTTGGTGTAGTAGTGTTGTACCAGCTTCGATCTCTTCAGCGGACATGTCGAAGACGTTCTTCAACTGAAAGGACCCGAAAGCTGACACCATTGTTTCTGGCTTTGTTAGCCTCGTCTCGTTCCTgggcatatatatatatccatcttgctggtcttgtttcccTTGCTTTGGCTATTGTTGGCATAGCTGATGCCGGCCCTTAAGGACCTTCTGTGCATAGCTCCAAGCGTACATTTTGACGTAATAGTAGGCTAAGTGTATGTTTAGGCCTTTTTTCAGTAGTTGGTCTGTTTCCCACAAGGTATTAAGGTTGCCTTGATTTTCTTAGTTACTTTACATGTTCTCCTTGTATCCTTGTGGTACGAATTTTGTAGTCTCCTTAAATCATAGCTTCAGGAGAATAATCCAGACAAATATTTCTTTTGCCTTTTGTTCATTTTTAGTGAGGTATTTTTAACTTCAGTTCGAAAAACTTACTGAACTAGTATGGATAAGTCTACTCGGTAGATTAGCTGAACTGGTATCGAGAGCCGCCACCAGTGTGCCCTGCAGCACCTgcttagttttttttgtttgtttgaactTTGCAGCCTCTGCTTAATTGGTGGACCATCAGTTGCTGTGTACAAGATGGAGAGGTTTGGAGAAGTGACTCTGTTAGTCCAGCTGCGGGTGGTTAGATCGATCACGCGATGATGACAACTGATGGCATTCATAAACTTTCATGCTCCGAGTACGCTTCTCTCACAGATCTTGGATGGGTTTGTCATGTGATCTCTCTCTGTGCCAGGTGATAGGATAAACCAAAATCAAACAAAGCGCATGCGTGTGGTGACCCCGGAAAAGGGTGCTTTCGTAATAAAGCTGAAAATTCAAGGTCCAAAAACGTTAATTCTGAGAGCGAAGAACACAAGACCCAATTTCGAGATGGAAGCATTGAGGACCTTATCGAACAGGAACGAAAAGTATGAGGACCTCTTTGTAAGAGAGCAGTACACACGAGCGGCTCTAAAGAAGGGCGCAGGGACCGGCGCGTGAAATCCCAAAAAAATTTggaccatttctcgatttgtgcgtgtcatccttgcgcaggggccatgctaatcttctctgtatCGTTCCAATTTTATCAGATGTCCCCGAAGGGACGAGTCTGTCTGCAGCGCGCGGGTTATAAACTGGTGCTTCTCTCCTCGGCcaggcgatgtgggactaaacgaACACGCCTTCTGCCCCCCGCGTTGTTTGTCCAGCAGGAAGCGCCATCGGGACGTGCGGTGGGCCTCGAGTAGGCGTGGTCTCTTAGTGCGGCCCAAAATAATGGAAGACCGTAATGGGCCTTCATGCTTCTGGGGAACTGCTAGTCGCCCGATGTGGTGGGGTTTTTTTTTTTTTCAACGTGTGGGAGAAGGCTAGTTttgttgtttaaagaaaaaggaGAACGCGACCAACTCATTTGTTGTTTCTCTCGATGTGTAAAACAACAGACCACACAGGAGGCAGCTGTATCCTCTCTTCATAGCGCATTCTCCGTTTTTATACTCGCCATTGTGCATTCTCCTTGCATTTTAATATAAACGTGCACGTCATGGCGTGTGTTTTCAGAAGAGAAAGTGAGTAACAGGCCAACACGTCTGTGGAAAAAGCAGGAGCCTAGTGCATCTGACAGTAGACCCAACAAGCTAAATCAGGGGAAGCAGCTAGTGCAAACCCTGGGGCTTACAGACAGTTATACATGTTGGTGCGTTAAACGACCTTTTTTTTGCAATTACTAAATTGTTTCTGGAAAATGATTAAAAACAGACGGATGACACTTGGGCTTCGTCAGCCGCGTCTGGCACCGTGCGATCGCATACGACCGTGTGGTCTGTCCCCCACTTGAAccgacgagacttgcctgctcccagCGCGTGCGCCCATCTGTGCTCCCGCATAccggatgggagcatggggagaaagcaggcaagccggatcccacTTGAACACCTATGTGACACCTGAACTTGTGACTGTTTAGCAGTTCTTTTTTTACACTTCACACGTAACGCTTAGCACATACCTACACATGTAGGTGATGCTACAAACAGTTCAAGAGAAAGCACACAGGAAGCACCAAAGGAGGATTCTAGAACACCATATTTTTTACGTTGATTGTGGGTGTTTGTTGGATTTTGGTATTAGCAAGCACATGGAGTCATGATTTGCTTGAACATAGCAACGCTTAGAGTAGCGTCCTTAACGCTTCCACCGCCGCCGTGGCTATCGAGACGGAGCGGCAGGGCCGCCGTCATAGCGCATCGTAGTCATGCCATCGTCGCAGCACTGCCACGGCCGGGAAGCGGGCCGTTGCAGCATCGTCGAAGCAAGCGGGCTTCGTCGGAGCATCAACGCGGTTATAAAAGCACGCCGTCGCAGCATTACCGTGGCCGTTCAAAGAACGTCATCGTCGTGGTTCCTTGCAACATAGTTGCGGTTGTCAGAAGCATGCTGTCACAACATCATCGTGTTGGAAATagaccctagaggcaataataaaatagttattatcatatttctcgttcatgataaatgtttattattcatgctagaattgtattgaccgaaaacttaaatacatgtgtgaatacataaactacaccatgtcccaagtaagcctttactagactagctcgttgatcaaagatggttaaggtttcctaaccatggacatgagttgttatttgataacgggatcacatcattaggagaatgatgtgatggacagacccaaccgtaatcttagcatcagatcgtttagttttttgctatagctttcttcatgtcaagtatttgttccttcgaccatgagatcatgccactcccggataccggaggaatgccttgtgtgctatcaaatgtcacttcata
This DNA window, taken from Triticum aestivum cultivar Chinese Spring chromosome 1D, IWGSC CS RefSeq v2.1, whole genome shotgun sequence, encodes the following:
- the LOC123182057 gene encoding PHD finger protein ALFIN-LIKE 5, whose protein sequence is MDAAGAGAGAPYASRTAEEVFRDFRGRRAGMIKALTQEVDKFYQLCDPEKENLCLYGYPNETWEVTLPAEEVPPEIPEPALGINFARDGMNEKDWLALVAVHSDSWLLAVSFYFAARFGFDKEARRRLFNMINNLPTIFEVVTGAAKKQIKEKAPNSTHKSNNKPSMKTYSKPESQSKAPKIAAPPKDEDESGEDYGEEEEEERDNTLCGTCGTNDGKDEFWICCDNCERWYHGKCVKITPARAEHIKHYKCPDCSNKRARA